A segment of the Arachis hypogaea cultivar Tifrunner chromosome 5, arahy.Tifrunner.gnm2.J5K5, whole genome shotgun sequence genome:
ttaatattatcaaatcatataattttattcataaaactTACAAAATAGTGAAGAAGGTAaatgtgattttgaaaaagaaggcaTCTTTGCTGCAACAACACGCCTCTTCCCACATGCCAACCATATTATTACCGTTGCTAGAGACATATTTAgacataaaaatagaaaaaaaagtaatgaattaataaataaataaacaaataaataatattaacataataaataaataacacaaaGTTTGTTATCATGTTATGCCAGCCTTAGCCTAATCCAACGGTCACAAGTGACTAGCCGTTGAGTTTTGAACACACACAAAAAATTCACAAATACCCCCAACAATGGTTTCACTCTCCTCAGTGTGCCATTGGTAAGTGAGTGTAcccactctctcttctctctttctctccttcaaCTTTCTGGATCCACCAAATTTGAATTATTGATGCACATCTTCTGAAGATTGGGATTTTGGGGGTGTGATTGATTGTTCATTaagtgagagaaagaaagaaagaaaggaaggaaaAATTAAAAATGGTGATTTCTGATGAGAACATCTCTAACTCAATCAACCCCACAAATCTCCAAGGTATAAACTTTATGGGtgtagtgaaaattttcaaccttGAATTTTTATGCAAAGGTTGTAATATttgggttttttctttttttcaatagGAGGTTTAGATTATATGGATACAAAAAAAGCTGGGCAGAAGAATAGAAGAGCTTTAAGTGTTATCAATCAGAGTGTGGTGGAAAGTAGACATTACCCTTGCATTTTGAACAAAAGGGCATTTGCAGAGTAATTTTCTCTAGCCATTCTCTTTGCCATTCTACATCTATTGTCCTCTTCTGTTTTTctgttgtttttaaattttaatactttggttctatttttttgttgtttttaaattttaatactttggttctatttttttttgggtgtttttaaattttaatactttgGTTCTATTTTTTTGGGGTGCCCAGAAAACATGAAGTTTGTGAGAAAAAGCAGGTGGATCCAGTGCACCGACCCATCACAAGGTTAGGAATTAGAATAATGATGACCTGGTGGCTGGTAGTgtattaaaaagttttaaaaattgaaattttaaaaatttaaaatctacttCAAGATTCAACTTTAGTTTGCTTTCATACAAGATTCAATTTGATGTGTATTCTTTTTTGGTTTGCTTTTATATTATGTTAGGAGGTTTGCTGCAAAAATTGCTACCACACAACAGTCTCGGAATGAGgtagtctttttattttttttgttattattttgggTCCTCTCTATGTTCTTTGGTGAAATTATTGCACTACAAGCAGATCTTGACTTTTTGAAGCATTGAAAACTGTGGTAATGGTGAGGTCAATTTTGATTATAGGAAAACAAAAGGAATACAAACAAATCCAATCAGTTTGGAGAGTATATACTCATTGACGATGAACATAAGTCAGTGGAAGATCAGCCGGTGCCAATGTCTCTGGAGCAAACAGGGCAATTGGACAATGATTCAGATCAGATGGTATGTTTTTACCTGTTCAAGATTCTTTTTTTTGTTCCTCGGATCCATATCAAAGCTCAATTAGTGACTAAAATGTATTAAATATAAACTGGCTCTGTTAGGAGGAAGTTGAGATGGAGGATATAGACGTTGAAGAGCCCCTTGTGGACATTGATAGTGGTGATGCAAATAATACTCTTGCAGTTGTGGACTATATTGAAGAACTTTATATCCATTACAGAAAAATGGAGGTACATTTGGAAACTGAAAATGAATAATAGCTTGCATTTCCTCATAGGCATGTAAATTATTCGTTTAGGCTgagtttggtaaaactttttttCAAGAGGAGTTTGTGGTTTTAAAAAGTATAAGCACCTCATTTTacatttggtaaattaaaaatgtCCAAGTGCTTGTGCTAACCTTCACAAACTTTAAcacaatcttcatatattttttattttttaacctaATCTTTACAAATTTCAACACAAATAAATCTCTATCACATATTAGGTATgaacttctatctatttatattatttttttgtgcgttgtttttgtatttttttcagtAGATCtattatgtttgtttgttttttttgtattttttcaatcataaaattttCCTTGCATGAACATTAATTATAATAACATGTATATACATATCTAAATATAGatgtaaatatagatatataatcatAAGAGTAGTTTATTTGAAATATGTGTTCTATTTTTTGTGATCCGTAAAAATGAGCcaatatatataggtggataataGAAGTAAatatttaaactctaaaatttgagttaggtaatttagtattattaatGACGATGTTTagagtaaaataaatttttatgatacttatataaaattttaaagttaaaaaaataaaagagtttatttattatatttatgtttattatgaaattttttattttaaaatattatataaaattttaaagaatttgaaaaaataaattttttttgttataaacatgtttattataatttttttaccaaaCATAATTGTGGTGATTGTGCTTGCAAGTGCTgcagctttcataagctattttcaaaaaataaaagctttaccaaactatGTCTAAGTAAGCCCAAATGGTATGAATATGAAGATCTAACATTTTTTTAGTCTAAATAGTTGGATAATCAacatagtcttttttttttttttttccattggagCAGATTTCAGTTTTAAATTTTGGAATTCAAAGCTAATTTCAGAGTTGTTCTATATATGCAGAGGACTAGTTGTGCCTCGCCAAATTATATGGCGCAACAATTTGACATTAACGAAAGGATGAGGGCTATACTGATTGACTGGCTAATTGAGGTAAATTGAATGTGTTAACCCTCTAAACAATCACTAATAGTCGGCATCCTCGCTCGATATTGTTGAGTACTGATAGATGCTTGTGTTTATGGACCTTGCAGGTGCATGATAAGTTTGAGCTCATGCATGAAACATTGTTCCTTACAGTTAACCTCATAGATAGATTCTTGGAAAAGCAGACAGTGGTAAGAAAGAAGCTTCAGTTGGTTGGTCTAGTTGCAATGCTTTTGGCATGCAAGTATGAGGAAGTTTCTGTGCCTGTTGTTAGTGATTTGATCCTTATATCAGACAAGGCATATACAAGGAATGAAGTTCTGGATATGGTAATATATATGTTTTCCTTGTTTAGTACTACCATCTTAACATATATGCATGCATTTATAGAGAAAATAAACtgatatttatttgtttatttttctcttaTAAACCCTTTCAGGAGAAGTTGATGCTGAACACATTGCACTTTAACATGTCTGTTCCAACAGCATATGTTTTCATTAGAAGGTTCCTAAAGGCAGCACAAGCAGACAGAAAGGTAGCAACATGCTTGATAAAATTCATAGTTAAAAACTCTCATATTTCTTATTATGATGATGATCATTGATATGGTTAAAATTACTAACTTCTTAATTGATACTTACTCTCACCATGGACAGCTTGAGCTACTAGCTTTCTTCTTGGTAGAGCTATCTCTAGTGGAGTATGAGATGCTTAAGTTCTCGCCATCTTTGCTAGCTGCAGCTGCAGTTTATACAGCTCAATGCACAGTTTTCGGCTTCAGACAGTGGAGCAAGACATGTGAATGGCATACCAATTACACAGAAGAGCAATTATTGTAAGcacatattcattcattcattcaattcAAGTACTGAATTGAACATAGTGCATCATGTGCTAATGTAATTTCCTTGTGACGCGCAGAGAGTGCTCGAGTTTAATGGTTGGTTTCCACCAGAAGGCAGGGTCAGGGAAACTTACAGGGGTGCATAGGAAGTACTGTTCTTCAAAGCACAACTACACTGCAAAATGTGAAGCAGCAAGTTTTCTTCTTGATAACTCATTGTTGTAGCAGCCACATGTATAGCTAGCTATTAACAAAACAGCCACAACTACAAACTTGACTTTTACTTGGGTTGCATATTTGGGGAATCATAGATTTTATTTCTAGGATCATCCCCCTCTGATgatgctttttcttacttctaaATTTACTTTCATTTTAGTCCCTTTACTTTTACATTATGTTCCTATGGTGGGAACATAACTTTGTCCAAATCTGTATTTCTTCTTGTTCCATTCAACAAAATAATGGAAATGATTGGTATAGAAACAATTTCATTCATTATGAGAAGTATTTGATTATTGCTCTTTGTCCAACATGTATAATgtagtgttttcttttttttttcttttttttttaacaaaatatgtGTATGGTTTAATCCATGATTACTCTTTAGTTGACAATTCAAACAATCATCTTGAAGAGAATCCACAAGCATTGATCGGAAACTTCTGTCGAATTCAAGATGCAGCAACTAACCAAGCAATTGAACCATAAGAATTGTTGCCAATTTGGGCTCATGTATCATTTGAACCATAATATATTACTAGAGAAAAATGTTTTAAGAAACTCATATTTGTACCTAGATTGATATTTGAACCTTTTACAAtagattgaaattttaaattttatatatgggTTATCCACCAAAAACGCCCCCGAATTATTCAATTGTCGACAAAAATGGACTCGAATTTTACTATCAATAAAAATACcttgaaataatttaaaaacacaacaacaatatcCAACCGTAAatctatattttcaaaaaatatgttaGATATTGAATTTTGACGTgattttttataagaataattaaaaaaatgagatattattattcttaaaatttggtgatttttttctaagtatatatttttttgtgattttttaaaagtattattagttgttaacaaaaaaattacaaaaaaatatatactcaacaaaaaattaccaaattttaaggatgataatatcttatttttttaatcatgcttgcaaaaaattgcattaaaattcaatgtctaatatattttttgagaaatacatatttaatattagataatcttgcaaacaaactaacattaaatatgtatttctcaaaaaatacattagagattgaattttgatgtaatttttttgcaagtatgattataaaaatgagatattattattcttaaaatttgatgatttttgttatgtatatattgttatgtgattttttaaaagtattattgattgttaacaaaacaaaaatatgaaaaatcaccaatttttatttataataatatcttatttttataatcatacttgcaaaaaattacatcaaaatttaatctc
Coding sequences within it:
- the LOC112800269 gene encoding G2/mitotic-specific cyclin-1-like, with translation MVISDENISNSINPTNLQGGLDYMDTKKAGQKNRRALSVINQSVVESRHYPCILNKRAFAEKHEVCEKKQVDPVHRPITRRFAAKIATTQQSRNEENKRNTNKSNQFGEYILIDDEHKSVEDQPVPMSLEQTGQLDNDSDQMEEVEMEDIDVEEPLVDIDSGDANNTLAVVDYIEELYIHYRKMERTSCASPNYMAQQFDINERMRAILIDWLIEVHDKFELMHETLFLTVNLIDRFLEKQTVVRKKLQLVGLVAMLLACKYEEVSVPVVSDLILISDKAYTRNEVLDMEKLMLNTLHFNMSVPTAYVFIRRFLKAAQADRKLELLAFFLVELSLVEYEMLKFSPSLLAAAAVYTAQCTVFGFRQWSKTCEWHTNYTEEQLLECSSLMVGFHQKAGSGKLTGVHRKYCSSKHNYTAKCEAASFLLDNSLL